From Weissella confusa, a single genomic window includes:
- a CDS encoding phage holin — protein sequence MTNNLITLAEALWQSGIVPALLILLIGWASARFARNKRLTALLGIAENAVNWAEVTFDGGQTQKAQAIKMITDYLMKADKAHLFTAKQIDDAIEWAVKEMKKGTIK from the coding sequence ATGACAAATAACTTAATAACCCTTGCAGAAGCGCTTTGGCAGTCAGGTATTGTTCCAGCGCTTTTAATTTTGCTCATTGGTTGGGCTTCAGCACGATTCGCCCGCAATAAGAGGCTAACAGCCTTGTTAGGTATTGCAGAAAATGCAGTGAATTGGGCTGAGGTGACCTTTGACGGTGGCCAAACGCAAAAGGCTCAAGCCATCAAGATGATTACAGATTATCTTATGAAGGCTGACAAGGCTCATCTGTTCACTGCTAAGCAGATTGATGACGCAATTGAATGGGCTGTCAAAGAGATGAAGAAGGGAACGATTAAATGA
- a CDS encoding BppU family phage baseplate upper protein: MATQAQSQGRYAVVNTLLDTTDVTLIDSLSGRQGDNGRIVYFAIKDGNLPHNLDGQNVVLTAKDSAGKVKQISGVHDMISATGGLFSMLIPGEMYQSAGDIEEAYLSVQDGAGTVISSIPVTFTVLANNILFTANASKDYIDSVQKAVDEANSRISGLNDNIKAQQLAYETLKTSVENLAGQINSKQVAMLNVENHFTETATFDKGIVGNLSGNATTATKWQTARTLSLTDTVSGSASIDGSGNVSISVATPVVTRTVSGTNGMSFKFRRTGNAVHVEVSGNYTGASWKNSQTPNYASELFRATVPDGFAPDDWSQTVFIEYSSAIGFGRCEYDVSSKEMMFTYRGMSGVISDTSKYIVSSVTYTTSDVWPE, from the coding sequence ATGGCTACACAAGCACAATCACAGGGTCGATATGCCGTTGTTAACACGTTGCTAGACACAACTGATGTGACGTTGATTGACTCACTCTCAGGACGCCAAGGCGACAATGGACGTATCGTTTACTTTGCTATCAAGGACGGCAACTTGCCACACAACTTAGACGGACAAAACGTTGTTCTTACGGCAAAGGACTCAGCAGGTAAGGTTAAGCAAATTTCTGGGGTTCACGACATGATTTCAGCCACTGGTGGGCTGTTCTCAATGCTAATCCCGGGAGAGATGTATCAATCAGCTGGGGACATTGAAGAAGCCTACCTAAGTGTTCAAGATGGCGCTGGTACGGTTATCAGCTCAATCCCAGTAACGTTCACGGTACTGGCTAACAACATTCTGTTCACGGCTAATGCTTCAAAGGACTACATCGATTCAGTACAAAAGGCTGTTGATGAAGCAAACTCACGTATCAGTGGTTTGAATGACAATATCAAGGCACAACAACTTGCTTATGAAACTTTGAAAACGTCAGTTGAGAATCTGGCAGGGCAAATCAACTCCAAGCAAGTGGCTATGCTGAACGTTGAAAATCACTTTACTGAAACAGCTACGTTCGACAAGGGTATTGTTGGTAATCTATCTGGAAATGCCACAACGGCTACAAAGTGGCAAACGGCGCGTACTCTATCACTGACTGATACAGTTTCAGGGTCAGCTTCGATTGATGGTTCTGGCAACGTTTCAATTTCCGTAGCAACCCCAGTTGTAACTCGTACGGTAAGCGGTACGAACGGCATGTCGTTCAAGTTCAGAAGGACGGGTAACGCTGTGCACGTTGAGGTTTCAGGTAACTACACAGGCGCAAGCTGGAAAAATTCACAGACACCAAATTATGCAAGTGAATTGTTCCGTGCCACTGTCCCTGATGGATTTGCGCCAGATGACTGGAGTCAAACAGTATTCATTGAGTACAGTAGCGCTATCGGGTTCGGTCGATGTGAATATGACGTATCCTCAAAGGAAATGATGTTTACTTATCGAGGTATGTCAGGAGTCATATCAGACACTTCAAAGTATATTGTTTCGTCCGTGACATATACGACTAGTGACGTTTGGCCAGAATAA
- a CDS encoding phage tail tape measure protein — protein sequence MAKEKVAGLMSTEIGLNTAKATQGLNELKSAVKDSTNEWKQMESQMKASGDEIGASEAKYKGLSQSVEKQQDVLQKLRQEQAEVNRSTEAGEATYQKYASQITTAERQLNSMIAQQAKAKQAYELQESGIAGLNKEIQQSIKETDAYVERLKAEGKEEEALKAQKEGLSRTLDKQSQLYEAQSRQLEKMTKSGDASSESISKQKIALDKTATSIAKGKQSLEELDLGQSKIGKNEGATEAGGKFEKLTGAVDKTKLGLTATVAAAGAALAGVSKLVSAVYDQQSQVSALQAKTTGSYKESKEAISAINKLYAQGYGESVQDLTETYTKLKQMNPKAEVGELAEQTKLVTQYSKASGADTEEVLKGAQNATKAWHMSYEEYFDNLFTLQKQGGDVGGEISDNMAEYTQVLGQMGLSAKDSFSMIANGIKSGAYNGDKLLDFTKEFSLSLNDGHMDKSISEFSKKSQDMFQGYKEGKVTAGDMFKQITGEMGTMTDKQKEATLASNLWSALGEDNSLKVLESLGKQNKAFDNVSGTAKKASDQLKESNPFELMKRSAEASVSSVTMSATETKKFKKALDPLQKAVKNFIDTMVKNMPAIVKAITPVVNFVADHGKLILGVLTAMLALNFTGKAINGLSKLHDAVTSTISVAKKAKDSKAFEWSAKLGKKSFDKSWGAIKTVGSTAKKWGKSAFS from the coding sequence ATGGCAAAAGAAAAAGTAGCCGGCTTAATGTCGACAGAGATCGGCTTGAACACTGCAAAAGCCACCCAAGGCCTTAACGAGTTGAAGTCCGCTGTTAAGGATTCAACAAACGAGTGGAAGCAAATGGAATCCCAGATGAAGGCTTCTGGTGATGAAATTGGGGCATCTGAAGCTAAGTACAAAGGGCTATCCCAGTCAGTTGAAAAACAACAAGACGTGCTGCAAAAGTTGCGACAAGAGCAAGCTGAAGTTAACCGTTCAACTGAAGCCGGTGAAGCTACTTATCAGAAGTACGCTAGTCAAATAACCACGGCAGAGCGTCAATTGAACTCTATGATTGCGCAGCAAGCCAAGGCAAAACAAGCTTACGAACTCCAAGAGTCTGGAATTGCTGGTCTTAACAAGGAAATCCAACAGTCCATCAAGGAGACGGACGCTTATGTTGAACGATTGAAGGCCGAAGGTAAGGAAGAAGAAGCCCTTAAAGCTCAAAAGGAAGGCCTATCACGTACCCTTGATAAGCAATCTCAACTGTATGAAGCCCAGTCACGACAACTTGAGAAGATGACCAAGTCTGGTGACGCTTCAAGTGAGTCCATCAGTAAGCAAAAGATTGCCTTGGATAAGACAGCTACGTCAATTGCTAAGGGTAAGCAAAGCCTTGAAGAATTGGATTTAGGGCAATCTAAGATTGGTAAGAATGAGGGCGCTACTGAGGCAGGTGGGAAGTTTGAGAAACTAACTGGCGCAGTTGATAAGACCAAATTGGGGCTTACGGCCACCGTTGCAGCTGCAGGTGCTGCACTAGCTGGTGTGTCTAAACTGGTGTCGGCTGTCTATGATCAACAGTCACAAGTATCAGCCCTGCAAGCTAAGACCACGGGTTCTTACAAGGAATCCAAGGAAGCTATCTCAGCTATCAACAAGCTGTATGCCCAAGGTTATGGTGAATCTGTTCAAGATTTGACTGAGACTTATACCAAGTTGAAGCAGATGAACCCAAAGGCTGAGGTTGGTGAACTGGCAGAGCAAACGAAGCTGGTAACCCAATATTCAAAGGCTTCTGGTGCTGATACTGAAGAGGTCTTGAAGGGTGCTCAGAATGCTACAAAAGCATGGCATATGAGTTATGAAGAATACTTCGACAATCTGTTCACTTTGCAAAAGCAAGGTGGTGACGTGGGCGGAGAGATTTCCGACAACATGGCCGAGTATACCCAAGTTCTGGGACAAATGGGACTATCTGCCAAAGATTCGTTCTCAATGATTGCCAATGGTATTAAGAGTGGTGCCTACAACGGTGACAAGTTGCTGGATTTCACCAAAGAATTCTCTCTTAGCTTGAACGATGGTCATATGGACAAGTCAATCAGTGAGTTCTCTAAGAAATCACAGGACATGTTCCAAGGCTACAAGGAAGGTAAGGTCACAGCTGGTGATATGTTCAAGCAAATCACTGGTGAGATGGGTACGATGACCGACAAGCAGAAGGAAGCGACACTTGCTTCTAATCTGTGGAGTGCTTTGGGTGAAGATAATTCATTGAAGGTACTTGAGTCGCTTGGTAAGCAGAACAAAGCCTTTGACAACGTTTCAGGTACTGCTAAGAAGGCATCTGACCAGTTGAAGGAGTCTAACCCGTTTGAGTTGATGAAGCGCTCAGCAGAAGCGTCTGTCAGTTCAGTAACAATGTCAGCCACGGAGACGAAGAAGTTCAAGAAGGCACTGGATCCACTTCAAAAGGCTGTTAAGAACTTTATCGATACCATGGTGAAGAATATGCCAGCAATCGTTAAGGCAATCACACCTGTTGTTAACTTTGTTGCAGACCACGGTAAGTTGATTTTGGGCGTGCTGACTGCCATGTTGGCCTTGAATTTTACTGGTAAAGCTATCAACGGATTGAGCAAGTTGCATGACGCTGTCACAAGCACCATATCAGTTGCCAAAAAAGCAAAGGATAGCAAAGCCTTTGAATGGTCGGCAAAATTAGGTAAAAAGTCCTTTGATAAGTCATGGGGAGCCATTAAGACAGTTGGTTCAACAGCTAAGAAATGGGGCAAATCTGCCTTTAGCTGA
- a CDS encoding GH25 family lysozyme: MALNGIDISNWQAGINLSAVPADFIIIKATEGTTYVSPEADTQYQGAKSAGRLLGVYHFATGVGAVEEAKFFLSNIQGYLGEAILVLDWEGAVVTQGVGYAKAFLDYVYQQTGIRPLIYMSKSVTSSYDWSTVSANYGLWVAQYADSNPTGYQDDPWTDANGYGSWSGPAIFQYASTGRLSGYDGNLDLDKFYGDDKAWQAYAKSDRIDPDPDPNPEPEPPKSTPIVQYADPDGNKAYAYTHWQAIAGKPDLSTVVLTSPNGTKYQLVVDDKGTLTTKVVK, encoded by the coding sequence ATGGCATTAAATGGAATCGACATAAGCAATTGGCAGGCTGGCATTAACCTAAGCGCAGTACCAGCTGATTTCATCATTATTAAAGCCACCGAAGGAACTACCTATGTATCACCCGAAGCTGATACGCAGTACCAAGGAGCTAAGTCAGCAGGCCGGTTGTTAGGTGTGTACCACTTTGCGACAGGTGTCGGTGCTGTGGAAGAGGCCAAATTCTTCCTTAGCAACATTCAGGGTTACCTTGGAGAAGCAATCTTGGTGTTGGACTGGGAAGGTGCTGTTGTAACGCAAGGTGTTGGTTACGCTAAGGCCTTTTTGGATTACGTGTATCAGCAGACCGGCATCAGGCCATTGATTTACATGAGCAAGTCAGTCACAAGCAGTTATGACTGGTCAACGGTGAGTGCCAATTATGGTCTCTGGGTCGCCCAATACGCAGATTCAAACCCCACTGGGTACCAAGATGACCCATGGACAGACGCTAATGGTTATGGTTCATGGAGTGGACCAGCAATATTCCAATACGCTTCAACGGGGCGCCTAAGTGGCTATGATGGCAATCTGGATTTGGACAAGTTCTATGGTGACGACAAAGCGTGGCAAGCCTATGCTAAGTCAGACCGGATTGACCCAGATCCAGACCCCAACCCAGAACCGGAGCCGCCTAAGAGCACGCCAATCGTGCAATATGCTGACCCCGATGGGAATAAGGCTTATGCCTACACCCATTGGCAAGCTATCGCAGGCAAGCCTGACTTGAGCACAGTGGTATTGACCAGCCCCAATGGTACGAAGTATCAACTGGTGGTTGATGATAAGGGGACACTGACAACAAAGGTGGTGAAGTAA
- a CDS encoding prophage endopeptidase tail family protein, whose product MDYSKDKVVIQSRDGKSTQALSSLNFSTFQITRTKNEAYQVDFQAYDDESLGFALLQVENLVQYDGQTYVIKQVTDDNTGGVNNVTVTATHIFYQLNNRFQYNVRQGDNSFSLTDALNFLLRDIGDGYSYQIHGKFDSNKTLTDFGNTSIIGGLSTIKSAFDVYAIAPDNRVIHLYDKDSYVINTRKVFRYRHDTAAVQLQYDATSIVNTVQAVSTMEQPAFSPFKIQDADSVAKWGIKEGARVESDKITSTDAMKNLASQSFVLEPSLAMTVTSAGNEDVALGENWTVQMIENGFLTSVEVVSIVRAPFATTAVQVTLNNTRKNYLDAQKVQQSTVDTAKKNMTTDNMWVIGKVDS is encoded by the coding sequence ATGGATTACAGTAAAGATAAGGTTGTTATTCAATCGAGGGACGGCAAGTCCACACAGGCGTTATCCTCATTGAATTTCAGCACGTTTCAAATTACCCGTACGAAGAATGAAGCTTACCAAGTTGATTTCCAAGCATATGATGATGAGTCACTTGGGTTTGCCTTGTTGCAAGTGGAGAATCTGGTGCAATATGACGGTCAAACCTACGTGATTAAGCAGGTGACTGATGACAACACTGGCGGGGTGAACAACGTAACGGTTACGGCAACACACATCTTTTACCAGCTCAACAATCGGTTCCAGTACAACGTTAGACAGGGTGATAATTCGTTCAGTCTGACAGACGCCTTGAATTTCCTGCTCAGAGATATTGGTGATGGCTACTCATATCAGATTCATGGTAAGTTCGACAGCAACAAGACGCTAACAGATTTTGGTAACACGTCAATTATTGGAGGGCTATCAACAATCAAGAGTGCATTTGATGTATATGCCATCGCACCTGATAACAGGGTCATTCATTTGTACGACAAAGATTCATATGTGATCAATACTCGTAAGGTGTTCAGGTATCGCCATGATACTGCCGCAGTACAACTTCAATATGACGCCACCAGCATTGTAAACACGGTGCAAGCTGTATCAACCATGGAACAACCAGCATTCTCACCCTTCAAGATACAGGACGCAGATTCAGTTGCTAAGTGGGGAATTAAAGAAGGTGCAAGGGTTGAAAGTGACAAGATTACTTCAACAGACGCCATGAAGAACTTGGCTTCCCAATCGTTTGTATTAGAGCCATCGTTGGCTATGACAGTTACATCAGCCGGTAATGAAGACGTTGCTTTAGGTGAAAATTGGACGGTACAGATGATTGAAAACGGGTTCCTGACTTCAGTTGAAGTGGTCAGCATTGTAAGGGCACCGTTTGCGACAACAGCGGTACAAGTTACGCTGAACAACACCCGCAAGAATTATCTGGACGCCCAAAAGGTACAACAATCAACAGTCGACACAGCAAAAAAGAACATGACAACAGATAACATGTGGGTTATCGGAAAGGTAGACAGCTAA
- a CDS encoding phage tail domain-containing protein encodes MKLFIQPYGGQEYDLTARLPSVKFLDMKSSAPQLSGNWLTIAGSDGQRLQTATYGANQVTVSLFIKGRNMADFRLLKAELQRIFYQRSLIRLRSSQEPYKTFWVMANPTDITPIQASSQGTVDLIFTNPSGMAQSLVRSDKLPDDLSSLGFGMNLPAEPLSYVGISNRFNIYNPSDVAIDPYVNHHDLVITVKGSGAFTLTNQTNGTNIELNEAMTTSDIFVLNGVVPKLNGSTNVDTNFGHIELERGDNDIRLSGLSNANVTFSFPFLYF; translated from the coding sequence ATGAAATTATTCATACAGCCCTACGGTGGCCAAGAATATGACTTAACAGCCAGACTTCCATCTGTGAAGTTTCTGGATATGAAGTCATCAGCACCTCAGTTATCTGGCAACTGGCTAACAATAGCCGGCTCAGATGGCCAACGGTTACAAACAGCCACCTATGGAGCCAATCAAGTAACGGTTTCACTGTTCATTAAGGGGCGCAACATGGCTGATTTTAGGTTGCTCAAAGCGGAGTTACAACGCATCTTCTACCAACGTAGCTTGATACGCCTGAGAAGTTCACAGGAGCCGTATAAGACGTTTTGGGTAATGGCCAACCCAACTGACATCACACCGATTCAAGCCTCATCGCAAGGAACGGTAGACCTCATATTCACTAATCCAAGTGGTATGGCACAGAGTTTGGTCAGGTCGGATAAGTTACCCGATGACTTAAGCAGCTTGGGCTTTGGTATGAATCTACCGGCCGAGCCGTTGAGCTATGTTGGCATCAGTAATCGATTCAACATTTACAATCCAAGCGATGTAGCTATCGATCCATATGTTAACCATCATGATTTGGTTATTACAGTGAAGGGTTCTGGGGCGTTCACCTTGACCAATCAGACAAATGGTACCAATATCGAGTTGAATGAAGCGATGACCACCAGTGATATATTCGTATTGAATGGTGTGGTACCAAAGTTGAACGGTTCAACTAACGTAGATACGAACTTTGGTCATATCGAGTTGGAACGTGGAGATAATGACATTCGTTTAAGTGGACTAAGCAATGCCAATGTTACCTTCAGCTTCCCATTTTTGTACTTCTAA